In Dehalococcoidales bacterium, the sequence TTCTCCTAAATTATCCTAGGGATAGACTGGCAAGGGAATATGGGGATCCGAAGGGTCCGAAGATCTATTCTGGTAAAGGTGACCTGCTCAACTTGTACCTTGCGAAGTACTGTGAGGAAACCTGGAAGAGATGATATCGATTACGAAGGACCGAACCTCTAGAATCAGGAATATCATAGAGGCAGAAGGGGCGCTCCCTCTGGACTCTCATTTTTCAGCAACCTGATAGACCTTTCACAACTTGCTGCAATTCAGGTTCTAGCATGCCAGGATCATCAGCTTCAGCGCGCTGTTTTTCTGCGGCAGTAGTAATGAGCTCCGGGTTATCCAAGATATCTTCCATTATCGGCGCGTCGTCCCACGCCCAAACCTCACGCCTGGCCCGTAGGCGTGACATCGAGCGGACCTTTTTCGCGGACTCTCTCACGCACATTCCACCTCTGTCCGGATTGGGTGATGAGTAACAAGGGGCCGGCTACCTGTTGGCAGATGCTCAGCCCTCACTATCGGGTTTCCAGAGTGTGAATCGGGTTCACCGGTCCACCTTCCGGCTATTGTCTTGACTATGACACACCCATCTACTTACGGCTTCAGCATAACCAGCAGATTTTCACCTGCGTAGAGAGAGTCAAAGGCTTTCTGCACATCCTCAAGCGGCATAGTGGCCGAAATAATGGGCCTGCAATTTACCTGCTTGTATTGCATTAGCCGCATTGCCTGTATATTGTATCTCCCCATAGGGTCGCAACCGATAATCCTTAAATGCTTGGTCAGCCAGTAAATGGGGTTCAGTTCTACCGGTTTGGGGAAGCCAATGATGGCTATTGTTCCCTCACGCCTGACCGCCAGGGTGGATTGCTGGAGTACGTCAGCCCCCCGGACACAGATAAAGATAGCATCGGCACCAGCCTCGGTAATATCCAGGATTTGCTCGTAGACATCGCCTTCATCCACATTGAGGGCATAATCAGCCCCCAGTTCCAATGCTTTATCCAGTCGGGACTTGATGTTGTCGGTGACAATAATCGGCGCCGCACCGGCTGCTTTGGCTGCCAGCATTGTAAGTTGACCGATGTGCCCTGCCCCGAGGATTGCGACAGAATCGGCTGCCTTAATGCCGGCTTCATACACCGGTGACAGACCTACATTCAACGGTTCGGTCAGTGCTGCTTCCTCATCTGAAACATTATCGGGTACTTTCATCTGACCTCGAGCAGGCCTGAGAACATATTCCGCCATAGCGCCGTACATGGACGACCAACTGCCGCCGCCCTCTCCAAAGGGTGTACCGCGAACCCGACCTCCCAGGCACAGGTGATTCAGTCCGCGCCGGCACCAGTAGCACTGCCCGCAGCTTCCTCTGACGTCTACAGAACGGTCACCGACTGACCAGCCTGCCACCCCTTCTCCCACCTCCACTACCTCGCCCACCCACTCGTGACCCAGCACAGCCTCACCAGGTGTAAAGATATCCTCTCCGTCTTGCCCATCCCATGCGGGGCTATCAACGTACTCAAGGTCGGTACCACAGATGGCACAACGCCTTACCTTGAGCAGCAAAGTCCCCGGTTGCACCCTGGGAGTTGGCAGCTCTCTGATTTCAAAACGCCTTCTACCCGTAACAACTGCTGCTTTCATAATTCTTCCTTTCAGAATATACTACCTGGGCTCACGGTTTTAACAGTACTACTA encodes:
- a CDS encoding alcohol dehydrogenase catalytic domain-containing protein; protein product: MKAAVVTGRRRFEIRELPTPRVQPGTLLLKVRRCAICGTDLEYVDSPAWDGQDGEDIFTPGEAVLGHEWVGEVVEVGEGVAGWSVGDRSVDVRGSCGQCYWCRRGLNHLCLGGRVRGTPFGEGGGSWSSMYGAMAEYVLRPARGQMKVPDNVSDEEAALTEPLNVGLSPVYEAGIKAADSVAILGAGHIGQLTMLAAKAAGAAPIIVTDNIKSRLDKALELGADYALNVDEGDVYEQILDITEAGADAIFICVRGADVLQQSTLAVRREGTIAIIGFPKPVELNPIYWLTKHLRIIGCDPMGRYNIQAMRLMQYKQVNCRPIISATMPLEDVQKAFDSLYAGENLLVMLKP